ATGTGATGGTTATATGTTGCCTTGTAGGATTCTATAGTCACTAATGGATGACAAAAATCATTTGGGGACTTATTCACCCTAGACAAGGCAGCACATGCATGTACACATTCCTACAAGAATGCAGCAAGTATGAAAATATTTAGACATTAAtactaaaagaaaatgaagtaGATTAACATTATAAATATTACCTGTTAGCATCCAGAATTGGCATgtgcataattttttttccaaatcaaCAACATGGTTTGTGGGATATCCATGAAcctcaaatttttcaaaattaccCCCGTGATGTATCATAATATCAATCAATTCAGTCatctacaaaataaaaaaagagataatATAACCTTAGCTTATACATTATACATTATACACTATTCTTTGCATACTAATCAGTTGAAAATTGCACAAccttaaaaaaagaaaaaaaataaaaacaaacaggaatttatattttcttattatgCACATAGGTTCTCCATAACGGTTTTATCAATTTTGAGTACTCATTTAGGTACTCCCTTGCTAGAATTTGAATATAATGTAATTAAGGTTTATATGAAATTGTAGATAAAATATTGCCTTGACTTCTTTTTTAAGTACTAATTTGATACTCTTATTTTAGAAATTTGATATGCTTTAAAAATATAGGTAACAcaattaaaacttttaaaagGTTGTAACATAaacttgttattttttaaaaagtttaaaaggTTCAGCATACATCTAGTTATTTTTTTCTAGTAGAATTGCCTCAACTATAAAAAGATATATGTAGTTTCAATTGGACAATATAACAGTATGTTTAGTCATGGGTAAAATTGTGGTAAAAATTTTTGTAGATAAGTACAACAAACTTGATGGTCAAAATTGTTGTGCAGATTTtggtttttatcaaaatttactGCATCAAAGCATTACTGCAGTAGTAGTAACTGATCACAATAATGAACaatgattttcttctaacattTTAACTGCAATTCTTTTCTTCAAATTGCATGTTGATAAATTCCCCATCGACTTGAATTTTCagtgtaaaatttaaaattgttcaaagatgaaaaccaaaatcCAAAAACCAGTTTAAAATTACACAGCCCTAACCCTATCAACATCATTCCCTGTTCCATTCATAAAAAAACAGAGCACCCCAACAACCCAACCCAACGTATAAGCAATCAAAGAAACTCTAGAAAAAATAGTTGCAACAAAGCATAAATGTTCTCCATTGACAAGAACATCAGCACCATAGAGTACAATCATACATGCATTCTAAAAAAACTTAAAACCACTAAATCCCAACATTAATGCTTACCTTGGCTAAGAATGAGAGGAGAGCAACCTCCTTCGAAATACAATTCTGCTCTAACCTAGCCGTGGGTTAGTTCAACTTGGGTGATGAATGATTTCAGAAACTTTTGACTGGCATCATTGATtagagatgaagaagaataatagaggcagagaagaagatgaatatttTGTATGGGTCAAATTcgtctcttcttcttcatataCAAGCCACAgcgtttttttatttatttgggCGCTAAAGAGGGAAACGACGTCGTTTAGAGAGAGTCCAGTGTGGTAGAGAGAGTGTCACCATGGTACTTCGTTTGTTGAGTCATCACCGGAAAGGGCTGAGGGACTACATTGGTGCTCAGATCTAAATCTGAATGATcagtataaataattttaaatttcgaGAACTAAAATGAGTAATTGCGTGAATGTCAGAGACCAAAATGAAGATTTAGTCCAGGAGGAAGGTGAATTGAATTAGCATCTACATCGCCGTCTTCTTGGGCAGCGTTTTACTCACAAAAACTACACACtcaaattcatttttcttcttctttcttccaaCATTCAAAACAGAATCTCCAACACACTTAACTAAGCTCCCTCCATAAATGACAAACACAGAACCACACCCTCTCACTGACAATGCCgaacaagaacatgaagaagACGACGAACCAGAAGAtgaaaaagaacaagaagaaaacgaagaagaagaggaagaagacgtATTGCCGAATCTTCGAACCCCTCAGTCCGCAGCCTCGAAGCTCCGTGAGCAGCGGTTCAAGGTCGAAACGCTGGCGCGGAGACTCTCGTCGGAGATGGTCCCAATCAGAGTCCACGATATTCTTGTAAAAGGCAACACGAAGACCAAGGATTGGGTCATCGAAGCGGAGCTCAAGGGAATCGAGACTGCCACCACCATGCAGGACCTCATGCGTGCTTGCGAAGCCGCCATTGCCAGGCTCCAGGCTCTTGAAATCTTCGATTCTTGCAAGGTCAGGCTCGAGCCTGGTCCCAAAGAGCTTCCCAATACTGCAAACGTTGTCGTTGATGTAGTTGAGTCCAACAACACCGTTTCCGGCGAATGCGGCGTTTATACCAAACCCTCGGTATCTATTTGTTCTCATTTCTTGTTTTGGATTCAAGTTTCTAGGGTTATTTTACTTCCCCGTGGATTTTTGGGTGTTAGTGCCGTGTTTGCATTTGAGAAAATTGGTGGCAtgaattttggattttagaGAATTTACTGCAGAGATGATCATATATGTAGGATTGGTCATATTGGTTGATGTTTAAAGCTTATTAATGTCAACTTTTGACATAAACGATATGTGTCAAGAATGTTTCATACTTTTTTGGTAGTGTCTAGAAAGTAAGCAGTAGAAATTTGTAAAACATTTATAAATACTTGAAAATGGTGTAGAGAAAAGGGCAGCCTGGTGCAAAGCATCCTAGTGCCACTCCCAATAGATGTAATGTAGGCAGCCTAATTTGATGCAAGCATTAGAGGCCAATTCCATGATTTGAATTCGTAGCCTTAAGATCTCACTGGGATTATTCAACTGTTGCTCTAAGACTCTCCTTGACTTGAAAAGTATATCCAtcttgctatatatatatatatatatatatatataggtcaTTTCGAAAATTTGGTATGTCTTTGTGTGCTGTTGAATAACCATGAagatttgattttcaaaatcacaaaattctaTGATTACTGTGTTTAGAACATTTTGTTAGAAGTTGTTTTGAAGTCATTTAAACACTCATTAGACTGGCTTGAATTGAGAGGAGTGTGTATTTGGGGGCATGAACAAAATGACATACATAATGTGTTGTAGGATATGCTGATTCTAATGAGGAAAAGATTCTAAtgcattcttcttttctttctcttgtgGGAATCGTGCAATGATTTTTGTAGACTAGTTCTTGGACTCTTGAGTGTGCTCTGAAGTACAAGAACTTGTTGGGTTATGGTGATATATGGGATACTTCTTTGGCATACGGTGGCAGCCAAGCAACAGAGTTGAGCTTAGGGGTCTATGCGCCTCGAATTAAAAAACTGTTGAGCCCTATTGTGGCGCGGATATCGTTGATTTCCCAAGATTGGCAGGAGTTTTCTTCGTACAAAGAACAATTACTGGGCGCTTCTCTTGGATTGATCTCCACAAAGCACCATGACTTGGTTTACGCTCTTGGGTGGCGCACATTGACGGATCCATCACAAACATCATCCAGGTCTATAAGGAGGCAGCTTGGGCACGGTTTACTTTCATCTTTAAAGTAT
The Arachis stenosperma cultivar V10309 chromosome 7, arast.V10309.gnm1.PFL2, whole genome shotgun sequence genome window above contains:
- the LOC130940394 gene encoding uncharacterized protein LOC130940394, producing the protein MTNTEPHPLTDNAEQEHEEDDEPEDEKEQEENEEEEEEDVLPNLRTPQSAASKLREQRFKVETLARRLSSEMVPIRVHDILVKGNTKTKDWVIEAELKGIETATTMQDLMRACEAAIARLQALEIFDSCKVRLEPGPKELPNTANVVVDVVESNNTVSGECGVYTKPSTSSWTLECALKYKNLLGYGDIWDTSLAYGGSQATELSLGVYAPRIKKLLSPIVARISLISQDWQEFSSYKEQLLGASLGLISTKHHDLVYALGWRTLTDPSQTSSRSIRRQLGHGLLSSLKYTFKMDRRNSSIRPTRGYAFLSTTHLGGVAPDNRSLRFLRQEFDVRFAVPFGFYNTALNLGISAGAVFPWGQGFMNKTSPLPERFYLGGDFSPVCTLGGPTTLWGFKTRGLGPTEPRRQSRDRADGNNSDSPGWDFIGGDLAVTAFADLSFDLPIKWLREHGIHGHVFAGSGNAAKLTQNEYKQFSARKFVESFRTSVGCGIVIPTRLFRLEGNYFYILRKHEHDRGKTGFRFSFSAPS